The genomic window GTAGCGATCGGTCTGCTCCACGCGTATGCGAACGACGAGCACGAGCGGCGCTTGGCGAACGCCGTCGCGGCGGCGTTTCCGGAACTGCCGGTCACCTGCTCGTCGGTTGCGGACCCCGAGTATCGCGAATACGAACGCTTCTCGACGACCCTGGTCAACGCGGCGCTGCTGCCCATCGTGCAAGCCTATCTCTCGCGCCTCTCGCTCGCGCTACAGGCGCGCGAGATCGATGCCCCGCTGTTCGTGATGCAGAGTAACGGGGGCATGGCGGCAGCCTCGCATCTCGCTGCGCATCCGTTACGGATGATCGAGAGCGGGCCCGCGAGCGGCGTCATCGCCGCCGCGCACCTCGGCCGTACCCGCGGCATCGATCGCGTCCTCTCGTTCGACATGGGCGGCACCACGGCCAAAGCCGGCACGGCGATCGACGGGGGCGTAATCCTCGCCAACGAATTTGAAGCCGCCGGACGAACGCACAGCGGGCGAGCGGTGAAGGGGAGCGGTTATCCCGTTCGTTTCCCGTTTGTCGATCTCGCGGAAGTCAGCGCCGGCGGCGGCACGATCGCCTGGATCGACGATGCCGGGAGCCTGCGCGTCGGCCCGCTATCGGCGGGCGCCGACCCGGGCCCCGCATGTTACGGCAAGAGCGAGCGCGCGACGGTCACGGATGCGAACCTCGTGCTCGGCCGGCTGCCGCAGACCCATCTCGCGGGCGGAACCTTTCCTATCGACGCCGCGCGTTCGCGACGCGCCGTCGCCATGCTGGCGGAGCGCGCAGGCCTCACGCCGGATGCGTGCGCCTACGGCATCGTGCGACTCGTCGATGCCGACATGGCCAAAGTGTTGCGCATCGTCACGGTCGAACGCGGCTTGGATCCGCGCGATTTCACGCTCGTCGCTTTCGGCGGCAATGGCCCTTTGCACGCCTGCGCCGTCGCCGAAGAACTCGGCATCACCCACATCGTCATTCCGTCGCGGCCCGGCGTTTTTTGCGCGGATGGGTTGCTGGTTGCGGACCTGCGCGTCAGCGCGGTCGAACCGCTCCTGCTCACGCTGGAGGGCATCGAAGCCTCCGGCCTTGAGGCACGATTTATCGCGATGGAACGCGCCGCTCACGCGAGCCTGCTCGAACAGGGTGCCGATCCGCACCGCATCGCCTTCTCGCGAACGTACGACGCGCGCTATCGCGGGCAGAGCTTCGAACTCGAGATCGCCGCCGCATCGTCGGTATCCGCAATCGCTTCCGATTTTCACGCCGCCCACGATCGCCGGTACGGCTACAGCGTCTCCGAGGAGTCGATCGAGGTGGTAACGCTTCGGCTCCGCGCAACGGCGACGATGCTCCCGCCCGGCGCGGCAACGCGACCGCCGCTCCCGAGCGAAGCGACCGCTGCAGCGACGATGCGTTCGGCATGGACCGGCAGCGGCTACGAATCCATTCCCGTGTATCAGCGCTCGGCGCTCGGGCTCGGCACCGCGCTCGATGGCCCCGTCCTGGTCGAGCAGGACGATAGTTGCACCTACGTCCCCGGCGGCTGGCATCTGCGCAGCGACGGGGACGCACTCCTCTTGGAGCGACGATGAACGCCGACGATCCGATTACGACGCAAATCATCGCGAGCGCGCTGGTGTACGCGAGCGAAGAGATGGGCATTGCCGTGCGCAATAGCGCCTACTCGCCGAACATCAAAGAGCGCTTGGACCATTCGTGCGCGCTCTTCGACCGTCACGGCCGCCTCATCGCGCAAGCCGAGCACATTCCCGTGCATTTAGGCTCGCTCCCGTGGGGGCTGCGCGCGACGCTCGCGCAGATCGAACGGAGCGGCGAACGCATGGAGTGCGGCGATATGTGGGTCGTCAACGATCCCTACCTCTCGGGCACGCACCTCAACGACGTCACCGTGATTCGGCCGATCGTGCGCGAGGGTGCGCTGATCGGATACGCCGCGAATAAAGCCCATCACACCGACGTTGGCGGCATGGTTCCGGGCTCCATGTCGGCGGATGCGCCGGATCTTTTCGCCGAGGGGCTGATCGTACCGCCGATGCGTTTGGTGCGCGACGATCGCCCGATCGAGCACACGATGGAGATTTTCCGCGCAAACTCGCGAACGCCTCAGGCTCGAACCGGCGATTTGCGGGCGCAGATCGCCGGCAATGCGATCGGCGAACGGCGCGTCTTGGAACTCTACGAACGCTACGGCGAGCCCGTCGTCGAGCGCGCCGTCGCACACGCGCTCGATAATAGCGAACGGCGCATGCGCGCGGCGCTGCGCGGATTGGGAAACGGCACGTATCGCAGCAGCGACGTGATGGAGGATCGGGAAGGGTTCCCAAGCATTCACATC from Candidatus Dormiibacterota bacterium includes these protein-coding regions:
- a CDS encoding hydantoinase/oxoprolinase family protein yields the protein MATLRVGIDVGGTFTDLVALDIDTGRSDAIKVPSTPRAPERGVLDALDALFARFDTRPRIEYLAHATTIATNALLGQMYLELPRIAFLTTAGFRDVIEIGRQNRSEVYNLSVQRPTPLVAREDRIGIRERMGYDGQAIEPLDDAEIARAIALLRDRDVAAVAIGLLHAYANDEHERRLANAVAAAFPELPVTCSSVADPEYREYERFSTTLVNAALLPIVQAYLSRLSLALQAREIDAPLFVMQSNGGMAAASHLAAHPLRMIESGPASGVIAAAHLGRTRGIDRVLSFDMGGTTAKAGTAIDGGVILANEFEAAGRTHSGRAVKGSGYPVRFPFVDLAEVSAGGGTIAWIDDAGSLRVGPLSAGADPGPACYGKSERATVTDANLVLGRLPQTHLAGGTFPIDAARSRRAVAMLAERAGLTPDACAYGIVRLVDADMAKVLRIVTVERGLDPRDFTLVAFGGNGPLHACAVAEELGITHIVIPSRPGVFCADGLLVADLRVSAVEPLLLTLEGIEASGLEARFIAMERAAHASLLEQGADPHRIAFSRTYDARYRGQSFELEIAAASSVSAIASDFHAAHDRRYGYSVSEESIEVVTLRLRATATMLPPGAATRPPLPSEATAAATMRSAWTGSGYESIPVYQRSALGLGTALDGPVLVEQDDSCTYVPGGWHLRSDGDALLLERR